One stretch of Acholeplasma laidlawii PG-8A DNA includes these proteins:
- the gpmI gene encoding 2,3-bisphosphoglycerate-independent phosphoglycerate mutase yields the protein MKEKFAALIIMDGLGIAPASDSNSVTLADTTYLDNLLKEYPNSTLVTSGEAVGLPEGQMGNSEVGHLNLGAGRIVWQSLSRINVAIKDGSFFKNQAFLDAVAHAKKHNSKLHIMGLVSDGGVHAQMGHYLALYDFAKQQNILDRTYLHVFTDGRDTPQESGYGFVKTLVDYGFNVATVSGRFYAMDRDNNWDRVQLAFDAMTLGDGPHFNSALDGIESSYKSGIQDEFIKPFIVNDKGLIENDDAVIFANFRPDRAIRIATALSNPSAAKTIYTEGKPMLNVSKAPKNIFLVSMMHYKETVKGPLAFELQTFDDLYGEVIEKNGFKQIRAAETEKYPHVTFFFDGGKEVPLANSTRILAESPKVPTYDLKPEMSAYELTDKVIAALKTGEYQTMILNFANPDMVGHTGNIEATKKAVEVTVECVGKVTDFIINELGGVAIILADHGNAEQMRDQEGKPHTAHTTNLVPVVVTKKGIKLNSGALCDVAPTLLDLLGIEKPKAMTGTSLIEKI from the coding sequence ATGAAAGAAAAATTTGCAGCTTTAATTATCATGGATGGTCTTGGTATAGCTCCAGCATCTGATTCAAACTCTGTAACACTTGCAGATACAACATATTTAGACAACTTACTTAAAGAATATCCAAATAGCACACTAGTAACATCTGGTGAGGCAGTTGGATTACCAGAAGGTCAAATGGGTAATAGTGAAGTAGGTCACTTAAACCTAGGTGCTGGACGTATTGTTTGGCAATCACTTTCTAGAATTAATGTTGCTATTAAAGATGGTTCCTTTTTTAAGAATCAAGCATTTTTAGATGCAGTAGCACATGCTAAGAAACATAATTCTAAACTACACATTATGGGTCTAGTTTCTGATGGTGGTGTACATGCCCAAATGGGACACTATTTAGCATTATACGATTTTGCTAAACAACAAAACATCTTAGACAGAACTTACCTACATGTATTCACTGATGGCCGTGATACGCCACAAGAATCTGGTTATGGTTTCGTTAAAACTTTAGTAGATTATGGTTTTAATGTAGCAACAGTTTCAGGTAGATTCTATGCAATGGATAGAGACAACAACTGGGACCGTGTTCAATTAGCATTTGATGCAATGACATTAGGCGATGGCCCACACTTTAATAGTGCACTAGACGGTATTGAATCAAGTTATAAGAGTGGTATTCAAGATGAATTCATTAAACCATTTATCGTAAACGACAAAGGTTTAATCGAAAACGATGATGCTGTCATCTTTGCAAACTTTAGACCTGACAGAGCAATTCGTATTGCCACTGCATTATCTAATCCAAGTGCTGCTAAAACAATTTACACAGAAGGTAAACCAATGTTAAATGTTTCTAAAGCACCAAAGAATATCTTCTTAGTATCTATGATGCATTATAAAGAAACTGTTAAAGGTCCTTTAGCATTCGAACTTCAAACTTTTGATGATCTATACGGTGAAGTTATTGAAAAAAATGGTTTCAAACAAATCCGTGCAGCTGAGACTGAAAAATACCCCCACGTTACCTTCTTCTTTGACGGTGGTAAAGAAGTACCTTTAGCAAACTCAACTAGAATTCTAGCCGAATCACCAAAGGTTCCAACCTATGATCTAAAGCCTGAAATGTCAGCATATGAACTAACTGATAAAGTCATTGCAGCATTAAAAACAGGTGAATATCAAACAATGATTCTTAACTTCGCAAACCCTGATATGGTAGGACATACAGGAAATATTGAAGCTACTAAAAAGGCAGTTGAAGTAACTGTTGAGTGTGTTGGTAAAGTTACAGACTTCATCATCAATGAACTTGGTGGTGTAGCAATCATCTTAGCTGACCATGGTAATGCAGAACAAATGCGTGATCAAGAAGGTAAACCACATACAGCACATACAACAAACTTAGTACCTGTTGTAGTAACTAAAAAAGGTATTAAATTAAATAGTGGTGCACTATGTGACGTTGCACCTACATTATTAGATTTACTAGGTATTGAAAAACCTAAAGCAATGACTGGTACATCATTAATCGAAAAAATATAA